The following are encoded in a window of Amycolatopsis lexingtonensis genomic DNA:
- a CDS encoding MBOAT family O-acyltransferase: protein MSFVSPLFLWYFMPAVLIAVLVCPRSWRNGIIAVGSLLFYTIGAGGFVFLLLGCMVVNFMAGPLLAPSPWDVQGVRRRRILIAVVSLDVAVLLVWKYAGFATQQIAAVAHWFGGSVPVASLVVPIGISFYTFHHISYVVDIYRGERQALRNPVSFAAYIAMFPQLVAGPIVRYREIADQLPQPRSHRLDDIAAGFPRFALGLCKKTIIADSLSPLVEACFKVPPDQMTFATAWLGAIGYTLQLFFDFSGYSDMAIGLGRMLGFRLPENFARPYSSVTITEFWRRWHMSLSRWFRDYVYIPLGGNRNGAAQTYRNLCIVFVLTGFWHGAQWTFLVWGCYHGALLVIERRFGLDLDPAVPWKRHLRRALTMLLVVFGWVFFRSADLGHALSMIGHMLIPDFEGLGAGVEQAFTNQRLVLLLAALSVFLLPAHPVTGPLLESSRSRPATALRIGVMTAGLLYAAILIATGTFSPFLYYQF, encoded by the coding sequence ATGTCGTTCGTATCGCCACTTTTCCTGTGGTATTTCATGCCGGCGGTACTCATCGCCGTCCTGGTGTGCCCGCGGAGCTGGCGCAACGGCATCATCGCGGTCGGCAGCCTGCTGTTCTACACGATCGGCGCCGGCGGGTTCGTGTTCCTGCTGCTCGGCTGCATGGTCGTGAACTTCATGGCCGGCCCGCTGCTGGCCCCGAGCCCGTGGGACGTCCAGGGCGTCCGGCGGCGCCGCATCCTGATCGCGGTGGTGTCGCTGGACGTCGCGGTGCTGCTGGTCTGGAAGTACGCGGGCTTCGCGACCCAGCAGATCGCGGCGGTGGCGCACTGGTTCGGCGGCAGCGTGCCGGTCGCGAGCCTGGTCGTCCCGATCGGCATCTCGTTCTACACGTTCCACCACATCTCGTACGTGGTCGACATCTACCGAGGTGAGCGGCAGGCGCTGCGCAACCCGGTGTCGTTCGCCGCGTACATCGCGATGTTCCCGCAGCTGGTGGCGGGCCCGATCGTCCGATATCGCGAGATCGCCGACCAGCTCCCGCAGCCGCGCTCGCACCGCCTCGACGACATCGCGGCGGGCTTCCCGAGGTTCGCGCTCGGCCTGTGCAAGAAGACGATCATCGCGGACTCGCTGAGCCCCCTGGTGGAAGCGTGCTTCAAGGTCCCGCCGGACCAGATGACGTTCGCCACGGCCTGGCTCGGCGCGATCGGCTACACCCTCCAGCTGTTCTTCGACTTCTCGGGCTACTCGGACATGGCGATCGGCCTCGGCCGCATGCTGGGCTTCCGCCTCCCGGAGAACTTCGCCCGGCCGTACTCGTCGGTGACGATCACGGAGTTCTGGCGCCGCTGGCACATGAGCCTCAGCCGCTGGTTCCGCGACTACGTGTACATCCCCCTGGGCGGCAACCGGAACGGAGCGGCCCAGACGTACCGCAACCTCTGCATCGTGTTCGTCCTGACGGGCTTCTGGCACGGCGCCCAGTGGACGTTCCTGGTGTGGGGCTGCTACCACGGAGCCCTGTTGGTGATCGAGCGCCGCTTCGGCCTCGACCTGGACCCGGCGGTCCCGTGGAAGCGTCACCTGCGCCGTGCCCTGACGATGTTGCTGGTGGTGTTCGGCTGGGTGTTCTTCCGCTCGGCGGACCTGGGCCACGCGCTGTCGATGATCGGCCACATGCTGATCCCGGACTTCGAGGGCCTCGGCGCAGGGGTGGAGCAGGCGTTCACGAACCAGCGTCTGGTGCTGCTGCTGGCGGCCCTGTCGGTGTTCCTGCTCCCGGCCCACCCGGTGACGGGCCCGCTGCTGGAGTCGTCCCGCAGCCGCCCGGCAACGGCGTTGCGCATCGGAGTGATGACGGCAGGCCTGCTGTACGCGGCAATCCTGATCGCGACGGGAACGTTCAGCCCGTTCTTGTACTACCAGTTCTGA
- the rlmB gene encoding 23S rRNA (guanosine(2251)-2'-O)-methyltransferase RlmB has product MAGNSRRQGAIRKTGTKKGAVVGSGGQRRKALEGKGPTPKAEDRPGHKAYRQANAATKRDQARQKKADKPELIAGRNPVVEALRAGVPATALYVALNIEIDDRVNDAVRLAGDKGISILEIPREELDRKTNRAVHQGLGLQVPPFEYAHPDELMAAARNSGEVPLFVALDGVTDPRNLGAVIRSAAAFGAHGVLLPERRSAGMTAVAWRTSAGTAAKLPIAVATNLTRQLKAWANEGLMLVGLDADGSVDIDELELAADPLVIVLGSEGRGLSRLVRETCDATVSIPMAAGVESLNASVAAGVLLAEVARRRRVAGRV; this is encoded by the coding sequence ATGGCAGGCAATTCGCGGCGCCAGGGCGCGATCCGCAAGACGGGCACCAAGAAGGGCGCCGTCGTCGGCTCGGGCGGTCAGCGCCGCAAGGCCCTCGAAGGCAAGGGGCCGACCCCGAAGGCGGAGGACCGCCCCGGGCACAAGGCCTACCGCCAGGCCAACGCCGCGACCAAGCGCGACCAGGCCCGGCAGAAGAAGGCCGACAAGCCGGAGCTGATCGCCGGGCGCAACCCGGTGGTCGAGGCGCTGCGCGCGGGCGTCCCCGCGACCGCGCTGTACGTCGCGCTGAACATCGAGATCGACGACCGCGTGAACGACGCCGTCCGGCTGGCCGGCGACAAGGGCATCTCGATCCTGGAGATCCCGCGCGAGGAGCTGGACCGCAAGACGAACCGGGCCGTGCACCAGGGCCTGGGCCTGCAGGTCCCGCCGTTCGAGTACGCCCACCCGGACGAGCTGATGGCGGCGGCCCGCAACTCGGGCGAGGTGCCCCTGTTCGTCGCGCTCGACGGCGTCACCGACCCGCGCAACCTGGGCGCGGTGATCCGCTCGGCGGCGGCGTTCGGCGCCCACGGCGTGCTGCTCCCGGAGCGGCGCAGCGCGGGCATGACGGCGGTGGCGTGGCGCACGAGCGCCGGCACGGCGGCGAAGCTCCCGATCGCGGTGGCGACGAACCTCACCCGGCAGCTCAAGGCGTGGGCGAACGAGGGCTTGATGCTCGTCGGCCTGGACGCGGACGGCTCGGTCGACATCGACGAGCTCGAGCTGGCGGCGGACCCGCTGGTCATCGTGCTGGGCTCGGAGGGCCGCGGCCTGTCGAGGCTGGTCCGGGAGACGTGCGACGCGACGGTGTCGATCCCGATGGCGGCGGGCGTGGAGTCCCTGAACGCCTCGGTGGCGGCCGGCGTGCTGCTCGCCGAGGTGGCGCGGCGCCGCCGTGTCGCCGGTCGGGTCTGA